The DNA segment GAGGTCAAGAGCAATCAGGAGTAACGGCCCGCAGCGCCTCTACTCAGGCGCTGGGCTCGCCCCAGACCGGATCAGAGCCGATGCTCTGCAGCAATTCCTGCTTGCGATCCCCGGGCAGCCACGATGCTCTCACCGCGTTGAGCACGACCGCGCGCACGTCGGCCCGCGAAAAGCTGTGGTGCTCCATGAGCAGCCGATACTCCTCGGCCAGAGAGTTGCCGAACAGCTTGGGGTCGTCCGAGTTGACCGTCACCATCAGCCCACGTCGGTAGTACCTGCCCACCGGGTGCTCGTCGATCGAGCGAACCACTCCAGTCCTCAAATTCGAGAGCGGGCACATCTCCAGCGGTAGCTGGGTCTCGGCGAGATAGTCCAGCAATCGGGGATCCTCTTCCGCCCTCGTTCCATGGCCAATGCGCTCGACTTTGAGGGCCCTGATCGCTCCCCAGATGCTAGCCGCGCCGGCTGCTTCGCCAGCATGGGCGCTGGTGTGCAGTCCCAGGCGCCGCGCCTCGCGGTAGACCTCTTCAAACGGCTCCGGAGGAAAGGTCTGCTCTGAACCGCCGATACCGATACCAATCACTCCGTGAGAGCGAACCTCATTGACTTCGCGCAGCGTGACCATCGCCCGCTCCGGGCCCGTATCTCGCACCAGGTCGACGACCAGAGCGACTTTTACATCGGGCACCCTGTTCAGGCCAGAACGTACCGCGGTAATCAGCTCCTGAGTCTTGAGGCCGTGCCGGAAGTAGTCGGCCGGCGAGAAGAATGCCTCCACGTAGCGAATGTTCTGGCTGGCCAGATCGCGCGCCACGGCCTCCGCCAGCACGGAAAAGTCCTCGTACTCGCGCAGGAACTGGTTTCGCCAGATCCACGTGTCGATGAAATGCGGAAAGTCACGGAACACAAACCGGCGCCGCAGCGCTTCGATGTCAGGCAGCGACGGGTCTCCGCCGTACTTTTGCACCAGATCCCACGTCGTCTCCAGCGGGATCGCACCTTCCAGGTGCACGTGCAGTTCCACTTTCGGCACTCGCTCGAACCAGCTAGTGTGCGCAGGCATTCCTCTCCCCTTATCCGTGCCGGCTGCGCAACCCCGTCGATTCGCTCGATCTGGGTTTGCAGACGAAGCCAACCAGAACGACTCGCCACGTTTCGACCCTTGAACAAAACTGCCAACGACCTCCCTCACCGGCTCAGGGCCGCTTGAGTATCAGCGGCAGATTGGCCATTGACTTCCATCCCACGGGAGTGAGGGTCGGTGTTGCCGTCCGAGTAGGTGTAAGGGTTTGGGTAGGAGTGCGTGTAAGCGTTGGCGTCAGTGTCACCGTGGGCGTGCGCGTGCTGGTGGGCGATATCGTCGCCGTAGGAGTTGGAGTTGCCGCGGCGGCGCTGCGCCAGAGCTGGCCATAGATGTCATAGCTGCCGTTGCGGAAATCCTGCCATACGCACAGCATCTCCCCCTGGAGTGAATTGTGAGCGAGCCCCGGGAACCACTGCACCTCCGGGGCGTCCGACACAGCGAACCCGGCCTCCGCCACTCCTGTTCCAGATACCGCCCCACCAGAGATATCCCAATCGCTCAGAGCGTGATAATCCTGCCACACTGTTAGCGACTGCGCACCGTGGGAATCATAGGCCACGGCGGGATAGCTCGGCAGAAAGTCACCCGGACTGACCACGAATGCCGGTCCCACAACCGCGGCAGACGCATCGAGGCGTCGGCCGTACAACGAACCATCGCCCGAGTCGCTCCACACCACCAGGTACTCGTTCCTGGCCTGGTGGTACACCACGTCGTGACCGTAGAGATCCCCCGCCAGAGCGGCAAAGCGCAGCTCGTCACCCAGGGGACCGCCTGCCGCGCTCACGCGTCTTCCGCGCACCTCCGTCACATCACTGGAAAAGCCGTACGCTACCAGGTACTCGTTGGTTGCGACGTTGTAGGTAACGCGTGCCTGAGTCTGATTGCCCGCTACCGCGCTGACCACCGTGTTGCTACCCAGCAAAGCTCCCGCTCCCGAGATGCGCTGAGCATAGATATCCCAGGACGAGCCCTTCCAGGCCGTCCAGGCAGCCAGGCACTCGCCGCTGGTCGGATGACACACCACAGCGGCCTGACTCTCACTGATGGACGCCGTATCACGCGAAACCAGAATCGGACTGCCCACCAACTGCCCGGCAGAACTCACGCGCTGGCCATAGATGTCATAGCCTGAGCCAGGAGCATGGATCTCCTGCCACAAAACCAGATAGATGTTCTGAGCGGGGTTGTAGGCCACCGCCGGGTCCGCATTCAGTA comes from the Chloroflexi bacterium ADurb.Bin180 genome and includes:
- the add2 gene encoding Aminodeoxyfutalosine deaminase encodes the protein MPAHTSWFERVPKVELHVHLEGAIPLETTWDLVQKYGGDPSLPDIEALRRRFVFRDFPHFIDTWIWRNQFLREYEDFSVLAEAVARDLASQNIRYVEAFFSPADYFRHGLKTQELITAVRSGLNRVPDVKVALVVDLVRDTGPERAMVTLREVNEVRSHGVIGIGIGGSEQTFPPEPFEEVYREARRLGLHTSAHAGEAAGAASIWGAIRALKVERIGHGTRAEEDPRLLDYLAETQLPLEMCPLSNLRTGVVRSIDEHPVGRYYRRGLMVTVNSDDPKLFGNSLAEEYRLLMEHHSFSRADVRAVVLNAVRASWLPGDRKQELLQSIGSDPVWGEPSA